Genomic window (Planctomycetia bacterium):
GATCATAGTTTACACAATTCATATATTTAAGTCAATTTTGTAAACTAAAGGCAGCCAATGATCGGTGAACGCATCAAGCAGGCACGTAAGGCGGCAGGGTTGTCGTTGCGCGCGCTCGCGGACCGAGCCGGAATCACCGCGATGGCGATCTCCAAGTACGAGGGGGGGAAATCCACTCCCTCCTCGCGCGTCTTGCTCGATCTTTCAAAAGCTCTGGGAGTGCGCACGGAGTATTTTTTTCGGCCGGTGAAAATCGAGCTGCAGGAAATGAAGCACCGGAAGCACTCGCGTCTTCCAAAGAAGGCGCTCGATCAGATCGAGGGCGACGTGAAGGAGCAGCTCGAGCGGTTTATCGAGCTCGAACAGTTACTGCCGAATGGACCGGTTCAGGCATTCAAGCTGCCCGGGCATCTGCCCGCCCGGATTGCCACTCTCGATGACGTCGAAGCCGTTGCGCGTGACCTTCGGACATCGTGGAACCTGGGCGTCGATCCCATTCCGGTGCTCACAGACATGCTCGAAGAGCGAGGCATCAAGGTTTTTCAATCGCAGGCCATCAATGACCGGTTCGACGGCATGGCCGCGACCGTGGATGGAATACCGGTTGTCGTCGTGGGCCGGGGATGGCCCGGCGACCGCCAGCGTTTCACGCTTGCGCACGAGCTCGGTCACCTGGTACTGCAAGGACGCCTTTCACCAGATGTCGACGAGGAAGCCGCCGCCAATCGGTTCGCCGGCGCCTTTCTCGCGCCCGCGGACGAAGTTCGCAAAGAGCTTGGCGAAAAGCGCGTCTGGCTGGAGCCTCGCGAGCTGGAAGTACTCAAGAAGACATACGGCCTGAGCATGCAGGGCTGGATGCATCGCGCCAAGGATTTGGGAATCCTGCCTGATGTGCATTACGTCGAGATGCGCAAATTCTTCAGTTCGCGCGGCTGGAACAAGACCGAGCCTGGCGAGCAGTACGCTCCCGAGCGTCCTCAGCTTTTCGATCAGCTCGTATATCGGGCACTTGGACAGGATCTGATCAGCGAGAGTAAAGCCGCCGAACTATTGCGCATGCCGCTCATGGAATTTCAGAAGAAGCGGAGCATGCAAAGTGGCCGTGCGGCTGCTCATTAGCGATGCGAACATCATCATAGATATGGACACAGGCGGGCTGCTCCGCCTGATGTTCCGCTTCGATGCTACGTTCGCTGTTCCCGATGTCCTGTACGAGGAAGAACTCCGTGCCGACCATCCGGAATTGCTTCGTCTCGGCCTCAAGCGCTTGGAGCTGAGTGAAGGTACAGTCGTGTACGCGGGCCGGCTGGTCGAAAAGTACAGAGGCCTCGGTGCCAGTATCAATGACCTGCTCGCGCTCGCCCTCGCGCGGCAAGAAGAGTGTCCGCTATTGACCGGTGATGGAAGGCTTCGGACCGCGGGTCGAACAGAGGGTATTGACGTCCATGGCACCCTCTGGCTCATTGAGCAGATGATCAGAGCGCGCACGATAACCGTCAGGCAGGCCGGGGCCGCCTACGCAAAGATGCGCGACGCGGGACGCCGGCTCCCCTGGGACGATGTAGACCAGCAGCTACGGACATTGAGATAGCCGGGCTTATGCATTTCGAAAACAGACGGCCACCCGAATGCGCTGAGGAGGCGGGAGGCCGATGGCAGCATTTCGCCCGGAGAGCGGCGTCCCTCCTGGTGCCAGATGAAATATTGGCAGCAATCCAAAAGTTCGGGTGCGAACATGGTCCGGACCAGTCGGAAACTCGAGCCGCTCGGTGTTGCTGATTAGTCGATTGCTACGGGTCTTCGCCGCCGCAGGAGCGCTGGCGTTTGCGCTTGACGCGCTGACGGCCGAGGCGGTCACGGTGGTGCGCAGGACAGTGCTCGACAATCCGTCGCCCGAAGGCGCAGTGCCGGGCGCTCACTACATGCGCCTCAGCCTCGGCGTGATGCGTGGGACCGGCTGGAATGCGGACCGGGTGCTCGAAGCGGCAAGGCGCGCGGTGGTCCTGCTCGACC
Coding sequences:
- a CDS encoding PIN domain-containing protein, which gives rise to MAVRLLISDANIIIDMDTGGLLRLMFRFDATFAVPDVLYEEELRADHPELLRLGLKRLELSEGTVVYAGRLVEKYRGLGASINDLLALALARQEECPLLTGDGRLRTAGRTEGIDVHGTLWLIEQMIRARTITVRQAGAAYAKMRDAGRRLPWDDVDQQLRTLR
- a CDS encoding XRE family transcriptional regulator, with the translated sequence MIGERIKQARKAAGLSLRALADRAGITAMAISKYEGGKSTPSSRVLLDLSKALGVRTEYFFRPVKIELQEMKHRKHSRLPKKALDQIEGDVKEQLERFIELEQLLPNGPVQAFKLPGHLPARIATLDDVEAVARDLRTSWNLGVDPIPVLTDMLEERGIKVFQSQAINDRFDGMAATVDGIPVVVVGRGWPGDRQRFTLAHELGHLVLQGRLSPDVDEEAAANRFAGAFLAPADEVRKELGEKRVWLEPRELEVLKKTYGLSMQGWMHRAKDLGILPDVHYVEMRKFFSSRGWNKTEPGEQYAPERPQLFDQLVYRALGQDLISESKAAELLRMPLMEFQKKRSMQSGRAAAH